Part of the Longimicrobium sp. genome, CCCCGGCGGCGGGGAGGCTGCGCCCGCACCTACGGCGGCGCGTCGGCACCCGCGTCGCCTGCGCCGTCCGCCAGGCTGCGCGCGCGGACTTCCTCCGAGGTCAGCCCGTACAGGGGCGGCGTCGGCACGCCGAGCAGGTTGAGCATCAGGTACAGCTGCCCGCGGTGGTGGATCTCGTGCTCGGTCATGGATCGCAGCCACTTCCACACCGGGATGGAGTCGGCGCCCGGCGTCGCGCACCTGCGCGTGAGGTCGTCGGGGCCCAGGCCGCGGAAGATGTCGACGGATTCGCGGTGCGTCCGCTCCAGGTACGCCAGGACGGCTTCGTGGCCGTCGGCGAGCTCGCGTCCGTGTCCCGGGTACCGGCTGGGCCGCCCCGCCACGTTCTCGGCGAACATGTAGCGCTCGATGGCCCCGAGGTGCCGCACCAGGTCGCCGAAGGTGAACGCGCCCGCCCCGGGCGCCCACTCGATGTGCTCGGGCGGGATCACGTTCACCACGCGAAGCGTGCGGGCGCGGACGTTCTGATGGTAGGCGAGAAACGCCGGGATCGAGACGATTTCCATCCTGTGTCTCCTGGGTACGGGCCCGGTCAGCGGTCCATGATGGGCAGGTAGGCGCGCCAGGGGCCGAC contains:
- a CDS encoding DinB family protein, whose translation is MEIVSIPAFLAYHQNVRARTLRVVNVIPPEHIEWAPGAGAFTFGDLVRHLGAIERYMFAENVAGRPSRYPGHGRELADGHEAVLAYLERTHRESVDIFRGLGPDDLTRRCATPGADSIPVWKWLRSMTEHEIHHRGQLYLMLNLLGVPTPPLYGLTSEEVRARSLADGAGDAGADAPP